The Malus sylvestris chromosome 12, drMalSylv7.2, whole genome shotgun sequence genome contains a region encoding:
- the LOC126593575 gene encoding hydroxymethylglutaryl-CoA lyase, mitochondrial-like: protein MLEAVIGMVPTDKPAVHFHDTYGQAFSNILASLQIGISTVDSSVSGLWGCPYAKGASGNVATEDVVYMLNGLGVKTNVDVKKLMLAWDFISKHLGRSSGSKTAVALGKDTAPASKL from the exons ATGCTTGAAGCTGTTATTGGCATGGTCCCGACTGACAAGCCTGCTGTCCATTTTCATGACACTTATGGGCAAGCTTTTTCAAACATACTAGCGTCACTCCAG ATAGGAATCAGCACAGTGGATTCATCAGTATCAGGTCTTTGGGGTTGCCCGTATGCTAAAGGAGCTTCCGGAAATGTTGCCACAGAAGATGTTGTGTACATGCTGAATGGACTTGGAGTGAAGACCAATGTAGATGTTAAAAAACTCATGTTGGCTTGGGACTTTATCAGTAAGCACTTGGGGCGCTCATCTGGTTCAAAGACAGCAGTTGCCTTGGGTAAAGACACAGCTCCTGCCTCGAAGCTATGA
- the LOC126593393 gene encoding uncharacterized protein LOC126593393 isoform X2 — protein sequence MEASPQGQKPPRKFLSTGTQKDLCFVVREGSLADVDSALGLLKKSGGDINSRNIFGLTPLHIATWRNHIPIVRRLLAAGADPDIRDGESGWSSLHRALHFGHLAVASILLQSGASITLEDSKSRTPIDLLSGPVLQALQNGHNSVTTEVYSWGSGTNYQLGTGNAHIQKLPCKVDVLRCSLIKLVSAAKFHSVAVTSRGEVYTWGFGRGGRLGHPDFDIHSGQAAVITPRHVTFGIGSRRVKAIAAAKHHTVIATEGGEVFTWGSNREGQLGYTSVDTQPTPRRVSSLRSKVVAVAAANKHTAVVSNGGEVFTWGCNREGQLGYGTSNSASNYTPRLVESLKGKVFKGVAAAKYHTIILGVDGEVYTWGHRIVTPKRVLIARNLKKSGTTTLKFHRKERLHVVSIAAGMVYSTALTDDGALFYWVSSDPDFRSQQLYSLGGRSMVNISAGKYWTAAVTATGDVYMWDGKNGKDKPPVATRLHGTKRATSVSVGETHLLIIGSLYHPAYTSNNPPKQKSNAKDELEELDEDLMFNDMESDNVLPTIQNDDAGKKPIPSLKSLCQKVAAENLVEPRNTIQLLEIADSLVADDLRKYCEEIAIRNLDYIFTVSSQAIASASPDVLANLENVLDLRSSEPWSYRCFPTPTATFPAIIYSEEEDSNGEVQRTRDGHTEQSIWKNEIHQRADSFLQPKDDPNHGIEKQVRALRKKLQQIEMLEAKQSRGEVLDDQQITKLQTRSALESSLAELGVPVETPQLKTPSSVLLDGKVNKKVEPSKKQKKRNKKMATQVEIGLCFSGNEGELNHANGFLNTETSQTSKDKEEDAMIEGIATSQTNQESALCVKKDNLNLTNNKCSSPIVSKKKNKKGGLSMFLSGALDDAPKHVAPPPPSPKSEGPAWGGAKFSKGFASLREIQDEQSRTKESRSTGNKSHPEDPFDDRSDGKIRLSSFLPSKPIPLVSTHTPLASDGDRGTPSWTASGTPPLVSRPSLRDIQMQQGKQHQSVSHSPKTKTTGFSVTSGQGSPLDTSGVNRWFKPEVDQPSPIRSIQIEEKAMKELRRFYDSVKIVKKPIVN from the exons ATGGAAGCCTCACCTCAAGGACAAAAGCCTCCTCGCAAATTTCTGTCGACTGGAACCCAGAAAGATCTTTGCTTTGTTGTGCGAGAAGGATCATTGGCTGATGTGGATTCAGCACTAGGTTTACTGAAGAAGAGTGGTGGTGATATAAATTCAAGAAACATTTTTGGTCTCACTCCTCTTCATATTGCAACATGGAGAAACCACATTCCCATTGTCAGGAGGCTTCTTGCGGCTGGCGCTGACCCAGATATTAGG GATGGGGAATCTGGATGGAGTAGCCTTCACAGAGCTCTCCATTTTGGTCATCTTGCAGTGGCAAGTATACTTCTCCAGTCTGGTGCTTCTATCACGCTAGAGGATTCTAAATCTCGAACACCTATCGATCTCCTCTCTGGGCCTGTCTTGCAAGCTCTTCAAAATGGACACAACTCTG TTACGACGGAGGTTTATAGTTGGGGAAGTGGTACAAACTATCAACTTGGAACTGGAAATGCACACATACAAAAGTTACCATGCAAGGTTGATGTTCTTCGTTGTTCTTTAATCAAGTTGGTTTCTGCTGCTAAGTTCCATAGTGTAGCAGTCACTTCTCGAGGAGAAGTCTACACTTGGGGGTTTGGAAGAGGAGGACGACTTGGTCACCCTGATTTTGATATACACAG TGGTCAAGCTGCAGTTATCACACCGCGTCACGTGACATTTGGTATAGGGTCCCGTCGGGTGAAGGCAATTGCAGCAGCTAAACATCACACCGTTATTGCTACGGAGGGTGGGGAAGTGTTCACCTGGGGGTCCAATAGAG AGGGTCAGCTTGGCTACACTTCCGTGGATACCCAACCTACACCTCGTAGAGTGAGTTCCCTTAGGTCAAAAGTTGTTGCAGTTGCTGCTGCCAACAAGCACACTGCTGTTGTTTCAAACGGTGGTGAAGTTTTCACATGGGGGTGCAATAGGGAAGGTCAGCTTGGCTATGGTACATCTAACTCTGCTTCAAACTACACTCCAAGATTAGTTGAATCCTTGAAAGGCAAGGTTTTTAAAGGGGTTGCAGCAGCAAAATATCACACAATTATCTTGGGAGTTGATGGGGAG GTATACACTTGGGGTCATCGCATTGTCACGCCAAAACGTGTCTTAATTGCAAGAAACTTGAAAAAGAGTGGAACTACTACTTTGAAGTTTCATCGCAAGGAACGGCTTCATGTGGTTTCTATAGCTGCAGGGATGGTATATAGCACAGCTCTGACAGATGATGGCGCATTATTTTATTGGGTGTCATCAGATCCGGATTTCAGAAGCCAGCAG CTGTATTCATTGGGTGGAAGAAGTATGGTGAACATATCTGCAGGGAAATACTGGACTGCTGCAGTTACAGCTACAGGTGATGTTTACATGTGGGATGGGAAGAATGGTAAGGATAAGCCACCAGTTGCGACTCGGTTACATGGTACGAAGCGGGCTACTTCAGTTTCTGTAGGCGAAACACACTTGTTGATTATTGGCTCCCTTTATCACCCTGCCTACACTTCCAATAACCCTCCGAAGCAGAAGTCAAATGCCAAAGATGAGCTAGAAGAGCTTGATGAAGATCTTATGTTCAATGACATGGAGTCTGACAATGTTTTACCTACTATCCAAAATGATGATGCTGGGAAGAAGCCCATACCGAGCTTGAAAAGTCTTTGTCAAAAAGTGGCTGCAGAGAATCTAGTGGAGCCACGAAATACTATTCAACTGCTCGAAATTGCCGATTCACTTGTGGCAGATGATTTGCGGAAGTACTGTGAG GAGATTGCCATACGCAACCTTGACTATATTTTTACGGTATCATCACAAGCTATTGCTAGTGCTTCACCAGATGTTCTAGCTAACCTTGAAAACGTATTGGACCTAAGGTCATCTGAACCATGGAGTTACCGTTGTTTCCCAACTCCTACAGCTACTTTTCCTGCTATTATTTATAGTGAAGAGGAAGATAGTAACGGTGAGGTTCAAAGGACGCGTGACGGCCATACAGAGCAATCCATCTGGAAAAATGAAATCCACCAAAGAGCAGATTCCTTTCTTCAACCCAAAGATGATCCAAATCATGGTATTGAAAAGCAAGTTCGAGCCTTGCGGAAAAAGCTGCAGCAGATTGAGATGCTTGAAGCAAAACAGTCTAGGGGGGAAGTTCTTGATGACCAGCAAATTACAAAGCTCCAAACGAGGTCAGCTCTAGAGAGCTCGCTGGCTGAGCTTGGTGTTCCAGTTGAGACACCACAGTTGAAGACACCATCGTCAGTTTTGCTAGATGGAAAAGTGAACAAAAAGGTTGAGCCAtcaaaaaaacagaagaaaaggaACAAAAAGATGGCAACACAAGTGGAAATAGGGTTGTGTTTTTCGGGAAATGAAGGAGAACTAAACCATGCTAATGGTTTCTTGAATACTGAAACCTCTCAAACCTCAAAGGATAAG GAGGAGGATGCCATGATCGAAGGGATTGCGACAAGCCAAACCAATCAAGAGTCAGCTTTGTGTGTTAAGAAGGACAATTTAAACCTAACAAATAACAAGTGTTCATCACCAATagtgtccaagaagaagaataaaaaggGTGGGCTTTCTATGTTCTTGAGTGGCGCTCTTGATGATGCCCCCAAGCATGTTGCACCCCCTCCACCATCCCCAAAAAGTGAAGGCCCGGCATGGGGTGGTGCTAAATTTTCCAAAGGGTTTGCATCCCTTCGCGAGATTCAGGATGAGCAAAGCAGAACCAAGGAGAGTCGGTCAACTGGGAACAAAAGTCACCCAGAAGATCCTTTCGATGATAGAAGTGATGGAAAGATTCGTCTGAGTTCTTTTTTACCTTCCAAGCCAATACCATTGGTTTCAACCCATACTCCACTGGCATCTGATGGAGACAGAGGTACACCTTCTTGGACTGCTTCAGGAACTCCTCCCCTTGTTTCTCGCCCATCTCTGAGGGACATCCAAATGCAGCAG GGCAAGCAACACCAGAGTGTATCCCACAGTCCAAAGACAAAAACCACCGGATTCTCAGTCACAAGTGGTCAGGGATCGCCACTGGATACTTCTGGAGTGAACCGGTGGTTCAAACCGGAGGTAGATCAACCGTCACCAATTCGGTCAATTCAGATCGAGGAAAAGGCTATGAAGGAGCTTAGGCGCTTCTACGACAGTGTTAAGATTGTCAAGAAGCCGATAGTAAATTAG
- the LOC126593393 gene encoding uncharacterized protein LOC126593393 isoform X3 gives MDTTLVSTAVFRQVTTEVYSWGSGTNYQLGTGNAHIQKLPCKVDVLRCSLIKLVSAAKFHSVAVTSRGEVYTWGFGRGGRLGHPDFDIHSGQAAVITPRHVTFGIGSRRVKAIAAAKHHTVIATEGGEVFTWGSNREGQLGYTSVDTQPTPRRVSSLRSKVVAVAAANKHTAVVSNGGEVFTWGCNREGQLGYGTSNSASNYTPRLVESLKGKVFKGVAAAKYHTIILGVDGEVYTWGHRIVTPKRVLIARNLKKSGTTTLKFHRKERLHVVSIAAGMVYSTALTDDGALFYWVSSDPDFRSQQLYSLGGRSMVNISAGKYWTAAVTATGDVYMWDGKNGKDKPPVATRLHGTKRATSVSVGETHLLIIGSLYHPAYTSNNPPKQKSNAKDELEELDEDLMFNDMESDNVLPTIQNDDAGKKPIPSLKSLCQKVAAENLVEPRNTIQLLEIADSLVADDLRKYCEEIAIRNLDYIFTVSSQAIASASPDVLANLENVLDLRSSEPWSYRCFPTPTATFPAIIYSEEEDSNGEVQRTRDGHTEQSIWKNEIHQRADSFLQPKDDPNHGIEKQVRALRKKLQQIEMLEAKQSRGEVLDDQQITKLQTRSALESSLAELGVPVETPQLKTPSSVLLDGKVNKKVEPSKKQKKRNKKMATQVEIGLCFSGNEGELNHANGFLNTETSQTSKDKEEDAMIEGIATSQTNQESALCVKKDNLNLTNNKCSSPIVSKKKNKKGGLSMFLSGALDDAPKHVAPPPPSPKSEGPAWGGAKFSKGFASLREIQDEQSRTKESRSTGNKSHPEDPFDDRSDGKIRLSSFLPSKPIPLVSTHTPLASDGDRGTPSWTASGTPPLVSRPSLRDIQMQQQGKQHQSVSHSPKTKTTGFSVTSGQGSPLDTSGVNRWFKPEVDQPSPIRSIQIEEKAMKELRRFYDSVKIVKKPIVN, from the exons ATGGACACAACTCTGGTATCTACCGCTGTGTTTCGCCAAG TTACGACGGAGGTTTATAGTTGGGGAAGTGGTACAAACTATCAACTTGGAACTGGAAATGCACACATACAAAAGTTACCATGCAAGGTTGATGTTCTTCGTTGTTCTTTAATCAAGTTGGTTTCTGCTGCTAAGTTCCATAGTGTAGCAGTCACTTCTCGAGGAGAAGTCTACACTTGGGGGTTTGGAAGAGGAGGACGACTTGGTCACCCTGATTTTGATATACACAG TGGTCAAGCTGCAGTTATCACACCGCGTCACGTGACATTTGGTATAGGGTCCCGTCGGGTGAAGGCAATTGCAGCAGCTAAACATCACACCGTTATTGCTACGGAGGGTGGGGAAGTGTTCACCTGGGGGTCCAATAGAG AGGGTCAGCTTGGCTACACTTCCGTGGATACCCAACCTACACCTCGTAGAGTGAGTTCCCTTAGGTCAAAAGTTGTTGCAGTTGCTGCTGCCAACAAGCACACTGCTGTTGTTTCAAACGGTGGTGAAGTTTTCACATGGGGGTGCAATAGGGAAGGTCAGCTTGGCTATGGTACATCTAACTCTGCTTCAAACTACACTCCAAGATTAGTTGAATCCTTGAAAGGCAAGGTTTTTAAAGGGGTTGCAGCAGCAAAATATCACACAATTATCTTGGGAGTTGATGGGGAG GTATACACTTGGGGTCATCGCATTGTCACGCCAAAACGTGTCTTAATTGCAAGAAACTTGAAAAAGAGTGGAACTACTACTTTGAAGTTTCATCGCAAGGAACGGCTTCATGTGGTTTCTATAGCTGCAGGGATGGTATATAGCACAGCTCTGACAGATGATGGCGCATTATTTTATTGGGTGTCATCAGATCCGGATTTCAGAAGCCAGCAG CTGTATTCATTGGGTGGAAGAAGTATGGTGAACATATCTGCAGGGAAATACTGGACTGCTGCAGTTACAGCTACAGGTGATGTTTACATGTGGGATGGGAAGAATGGTAAGGATAAGCCACCAGTTGCGACTCGGTTACATGGTACGAAGCGGGCTACTTCAGTTTCTGTAGGCGAAACACACTTGTTGATTATTGGCTCCCTTTATCACCCTGCCTACACTTCCAATAACCCTCCGAAGCAGAAGTCAAATGCCAAAGATGAGCTAGAAGAGCTTGATGAAGATCTTATGTTCAATGACATGGAGTCTGACAATGTTTTACCTACTATCCAAAATGATGATGCTGGGAAGAAGCCCATACCGAGCTTGAAAAGTCTTTGTCAAAAAGTGGCTGCAGAGAATCTAGTGGAGCCACGAAATACTATTCAACTGCTCGAAATTGCCGATTCACTTGTGGCAGATGATTTGCGGAAGTACTGTGAG GAGATTGCCATACGCAACCTTGACTATATTTTTACGGTATCATCACAAGCTATTGCTAGTGCTTCACCAGATGTTCTAGCTAACCTTGAAAACGTATTGGACCTAAGGTCATCTGAACCATGGAGTTACCGTTGTTTCCCAACTCCTACAGCTACTTTTCCTGCTATTATTTATAGTGAAGAGGAAGATAGTAACGGTGAGGTTCAAAGGACGCGTGACGGCCATACAGAGCAATCCATCTGGAAAAATGAAATCCACCAAAGAGCAGATTCCTTTCTTCAACCCAAAGATGATCCAAATCATGGTATTGAAAAGCAAGTTCGAGCCTTGCGGAAAAAGCTGCAGCAGATTGAGATGCTTGAAGCAAAACAGTCTAGGGGGGAAGTTCTTGATGACCAGCAAATTACAAAGCTCCAAACGAGGTCAGCTCTAGAGAGCTCGCTGGCTGAGCTTGGTGTTCCAGTTGAGACACCACAGTTGAAGACACCATCGTCAGTTTTGCTAGATGGAAAAGTGAACAAAAAGGTTGAGCCAtcaaaaaaacagaagaaaaggaACAAAAAGATGGCAACACAAGTGGAAATAGGGTTGTGTTTTTCGGGAAATGAAGGAGAACTAAACCATGCTAATGGTTTCTTGAATACTGAAACCTCTCAAACCTCAAAGGATAAG GAGGAGGATGCCATGATCGAAGGGATTGCGACAAGCCAAACCAATCAAGAGTCAGCTTTGTGTGTTAAGAAGGACAATTTAAACCTAACAAATAACAAGTGTTCATCACCAATagtgtccaagaagaagaataaaaaggGTGGGCTTTCTATGTTCTTGAGTGGCGCTCTTGATGATGCCCCCAAGCATGTTGCACCCCCTCCACCATCCCCAAAAAGTGAAGGCCCGGCATGGGGTGGTGCTAAATTTTCCAAAGGGTTTGCATCCCTTCGCGAGATTCAGGATGAGCAAAGCAGAACCAAGGAGAGTCGGTCAACTGGGAACAAAAGTCACCCAGAAGATCCTTTCGATGATAGAAGTGATGGAAAGATTCGTCTGAGTTCTTTTTTACCTTCCAAGCCAATACCATTGGTTTCAACCCATACTCCACTGGCATCTGATGGAGACAGAGGTACACCTTCTTGGACTGCTTCAGGAACTCCTCCCCTTGTTTCTCGCCCATCTCTGAGGGACATCCAAATGCAGCAG CAGGGCAAGCAACACCAGAGTGTATCCCACAGTCCAAAGACAAAAACCACCGGATTCTCAGTCACAAGTGGTCAGGGATCGCCACTGGATACTTCTGGAGTGAACCGGTGGTTCAAACCGGAGGTAGATCAACCGTCACCAATTCGGTCAATTCAGATCGAGGAAAAGGCTATGAAGGAGCTTAGGCGCTTCTACGACAGTGTTAAGATTGTCAAGAAGCCGATAGTAAATTAG
- the LOC126593393 gene encoding uncharacterized protein LOC126593393 isoform X1: MEASPQGQKPPRKFLSTGTQKDLCFVVREGSLADVDSALGLLKKSGGDINSRNIFGLTPLHIATWRNHIPIVRRLLAAGADPDIRDGESGWSSLHRALHFGHLAVASILLQSGASITLEDSKSRTPIDLLSGPVLQALQNGHNSVTTEVYSWGSGTNYQLGTGNAHIQKLPCKVDVLRCSLIKLVSAAKFHSVAVTSRGEVYTWGFGRGGRLGHPDFDIHSGQAAVITPRHVTFGIGSRRVKAIAAAKHHTVIATEGGEVFTWGSNREGQLGYTSVDTQPTPRRVSSLRSKVVAVAAANKHTAVVSNGGEVFTWGCNREGQLGYGTSNSASNYTPRLVESLKGKVFKGVAAAKYHTIILGVDGEVYTWGHRIVTPKRVLIARNLKKSGTTTLKFHRKERLHVVSIAAGMVYSTALTDDGALFYWVSSDPDFRSQQLYSLGGRSMVNISAGKYWTAAVTATGDVYMWDGKNGKDKPPVATRLHGTKRATSVSVGETHLLIIGSLYHPAYTSNNPPKQKSNAKDELEELDEDLMFNDMESDNVLPTIQNDDAGKKPIPSLKSLCQKVAAENLVEPRNTIQLLEIADSLVADDLRKYCEEIAIRNLDYIFTVSSQAIASASPDVLANLENVLDLRSSEPWSYRCFPTPTATFPAIIYSEEEDSNGEVQRTRDGHTEQSIWKNEIHQRADSFLQPKDDPNHGIEKQVRALRKKLQQIEMLEAKQSRGEVLDDQQITKLQTRSALESSLAELGVPVETPQLKTPSSVLLDGKVNKKVEPSKKQKKRNKKMATQVEIGLCFSGNEGELNHANGFLNTETSQTSKDKEEDAMIEGIATSQTNQESALCVKKDNLNLTNNKCSSPIVSKKKNKKGGLSMFLSGALDDAPKHVAPPPPSPKSEGPAWGGAKFSKGFASLREIQDEQSRTKESRSTGNKSHPEDPFDDRSDGKIRLSSFLPSKPIPLVSTHTPLASDGDRGTPSWTASGTPPLVSRPSLRDIQMQQQGKQHQSVSHSPKTKTTGFSVTSGQGSPLDTSGVNRWFKPEVDQPSPIRSIQIEEKAMKELRRFYDSVKIVKKPIVN; this comes from the exons ATGGAAGCCTCACCTCAAGGACAAAAGCCTCCTCGCAAATTTCTGTCGACTGGAACCCAGAAAGATCTTTGCTTTGTTGTGCGAGAAGGATCATTGGCTGATGTGGATTCAGCACTAGGTTTACTGAAGAAGAGTGGTGGTGATATAAATTCAAGAAACATTTTTGGTCTCACTCCTCTTCATATTGCAACATGGAGAAACCACATTCCCATTGTCAGGAGGCTTCTTGCGGCTGGCGCTGACCCAGATATTAGG GATGGGGAATCTGGATGGAGTAGCCTTCACAGAGCTCTCCATTTTGGTCATCTTGCAGTGGCAAGTATACTTCTCCAGTCTGGTGCTTCTATCACGCTAGAGGATTCTAAATCTCGAACACCTATCGATCTCCTCTCTGGGCCTGTCTTGCAAGCTCTTCAAAATGGACACAACTCTG TTACGACGGAGGTTTATAGTTGGGGAAGTGGTACAAACTATCAACTTGGAACTGGAAATGCACACATACAAAAGTTACCATGCAAGGTTGATGTTCTTCGTTGTTCTTTAATCAAGTTGGTTTCTGCTGCTAAGTTCCATAGTGTAGCAGTCACTTCTCGAGGAGAAGTCTACACTTGGGGGTTTGGAAGAGGAGGACGACTTGGTCACCCTGATTTTGATATACACAG TGGTCAAGCTGCAGTTATCACACCGCGTCACGTGACATTTGGTATAGGGTCCCGTCGGGTGAAGGCAATTGCAGCAGCTAAACATCACACCGTTATTGCTACGGAGGGTGGGGAAGTGTTCACCTGGGGGTCCAATAGAG AGGGTCAGCTTGGCTACACTTCCGTGGATACCCAACCTACACCTCGTAGAGTGAGTTCCCTTAGGTCAAAAGTTGTTGCAGTTGCTGCTGCCAACAAGCACACTGCTGTTGTTTCAAACGGTGGTGAAGTTTTCACATGGGGGTGCAATAGGGAAGGTCAGCTTGGCTATGGTACATCTAACTCTGCTTCAAACTACACTCCAAGATTAGTTGAATCCTTGAAAGGCAAGGTTTTTAAAGGGGTTGCAGCAGCAAAATATCACACAATTATCTTGGGAGTTGATGGGGAG GTATACACTTGGGGTCATCGCATTGTCACGCCAAAACGTGTCTTAATTGCAAGAAACTTGAAAAAGAGTGGAACTACTACTTTGAAGTTTCATCGCAAGGAACGGCTTCATGTGGTTTCTATAGCTGCAGGGATGGTATATAGCACAGCTCTGACAGATGATGGCGCATTATTTTATTGGGTGTCATCAGATCCGGATTTCAGAAGCCAGCAG CTGTATTCATTGGGTGGAAGAAGTATGGTGAACATATCTGCAGGGAAATACTGGACTGCTGCAGTTACAGCTACAGGTGATGTTTACATGTGGGATGGGAAGAATGGTAAGGATAAGCCACCAGTTGCGACTCGGTTACATGGTACGAAGCGGGCTACTTCAGTTTCTGTAGGCGAAACACACTTGTTGATTATTGGCTCCCTTTATCACCCTGCCTACACTTCCAATAACCCTCCGAAGCAGAAGTCAAATGCCAAAGATGAGCTAGAAGAGCTTGATGAAGATCTTATGTTCAATGACATGGAGTCTGACAATGTTTTACCTACTATCCAAAATGATGATGCTGGGAAGAAGCCCATACCGAGCTTGAAAAGTCTTTGTCAAAAAGTGGCTGCAGAGAATCTAGTGGAGCCACGAAATACTATTCAACTGCTCGAAATTGCCGATTCACTTGTGGCAGATGATTTGCGGAAGTACTGTGAG GAGATTGCCATACGCAACCTTGACTATATTTTTACGGTATCATCACAAGCTATTGCTAGTGCTTCACCAGATGTTCTAGCTAACCTTGAAAACGTATTGGACCTAAGGTCATCTGAACCATGGAGTTACCGTTGTTTCCCAACTCCTACAGCTACTTTTCCTGCTATTATTTATAGTGAAGAGGAAGATAGTAACGGTGAGGTTCAAAGGACGCGTGACGGCCATACAGAGCAATCCATCTGGAAAAATGAAATCCACCAAAGAGCAGATTCCTTTCTTCAACCCAAAGATGATCCAAATCATGGTATTGAAAAGCAAGTTCGAGCCTTGCGGAAAAAGCTGCAGCAGATTGAGATGCTTGAAGCAAAACAGTCTAGGGGGGAAGTTCTTGATGACCAGCAAATTACAAAGCTCCAAACGAGGTCAGCTCTAGAGAGCTCGCTGGCTGAGCTTGGTGTTCCAGTTGAGACACCACAGTTGAAGACACCATCGTCAGTTTTGCTAGATGGAAAAGTGAACAAAAAGGTTGAGCCAtcaaaaaaacagaagaaaaggaACAAAAAGATGGCAACACAAGTGGAAATAGGGTTGTGTTTTTCGGGAAATGAAGGAGAACTAAACCATGCTAATGGTTTCTTGAATACTGAAACCTCTCAAACCTCAAAGGATAAG GAGGAGGATGCCATGATCGAAGGGATTGCGACAAGCCAAACCAATCAAGAGTCAGCTTTGTGTGTTAAGAAGGACAATTTAAACCTAACAAATAACAAGTGTTCATCACCAATagtgtccaagaagaagaataaaaaggGTGGGCTTTCTATGTTCTTGAGTGGCGCTCTTGATGATGCCCCCAAGCATGTTGCACCCCCTCCACCATCCCCAAAAAGTGAAGGCCCGGCATGGGGTGGTGCTAAATTTTCCAAAGGGTTTGCATCCCTTCGCGAGATTCAGGATGAGCAAAGCAGAACCAAGGAGAGTCGGTCAACTGGGAACAAAAGTCACCCAGAAGATCCTTTCGATGATAGAAGTGATGGAAAGATTCGTCTGAGTTCTTTTTTACCTTCCAAGCCAATACCATTGGTTTCAACCCATACTCCACTGGCATCTGATGGAGACAGAGGTACACCTTCTTGGACTGCTTCAGGAACTCCTCCCCTTGTTTCTCGCCCATCTCTGAGGGACATCCAAATGCAGCAG CAGGGCAAGCAACACCAGAGTGTATCCCACAGTCCAAAGACAAAAACCACCGGATTCTCAGTCACAAGTGGTCAGGGATCGCCACTGGATACTTCTGGAGTGAACCGGTGGTTCAAACCGGAGGTAGATCAACCGTCACCAATTCGGTCAATTCAGATCGAGGAAAAGGCTATGAAGGAGCTTAGGCGCTTCTACGACAGTGTTAAGATTGTCAAGAAGCCGATAGTAAATTAG